The genomic stretch AGTTTTCTGATGGCTATTCTCATGTTCTATGGCTtggcttgcttgtttctgaaataaCACATACATGTAAATAGCATCATAGTCAAAAGCTGGGTCGCTTAAAAAAAGGTCACCTGCTGTTATTATAGACTCTTCGAAAGTCTCTCCGTCTTATCTATCTTTGGTTAATCGACATCATTGGAATGTCGAAACAGAGCTCAAAAGAAGAAGTCATCTATCACTTCATGGGAGAACTCGAAGAAGGCATCTCTGCAATCACAGCTGCAAAAGATCGAGGTATATCTCCTTTCCTTGGTGTTTTGAGTATTTGACTCGGTACTCGCCCTGCATCTCCAACTCGTGTGACAATTGATTCAAAATGTGTGAGCAGCAAAATCTTGAGAACAAGAAGGCAGAAACGAAGGAGAAAATAAAGAACAAGATCGCCATGGTCCACAAAGCAGCAGAAGAGAAGCGAGCGATGGTGGAGGCGAAGCGTGGGGAAGAGCTCCTCAAGGTGGAAGAAGCCGCTGCCAAGTATCGTGCCACGGGCAAGCCTCCGAAGAAGAAGGGCTTCGGCTGCTTCGGCGCTTGACGAGTCTGAGAGAAGGATGGAGAAGACTCCCCACCAGAAGCATCTGTTCCCTGTTCCTGAGTTCTCTTGCTTGTGTTTGCTTCGCAGAGAAAGCATTCAGGTGTGTTGTGACCCAGCGTGTTTGTGTGACCGAGTTTAATGTtcctgttgggaagaaacctgttaatgccgaataattctttccctatttg from Musa acuminata AAA Group cultivar baxijiao chromosome BXJ1-3, Cavendish_Baxijiao_AAA, whole genome shotgun sequence encodes the following:
- the LOC135637083 gene encoding remorin-like — encoded protein: MKNEVQLTPAAAEKVESSTEVALVEKSPSHQKSSRKPSDRDLELARVESEKNLSFIKAWEDSEKTKADNKAQKKKSSITSWENSKKASLQSQLQKIEQNLENKKAETKEKIKNKIAMVHKAAEEKRAMVEAKRGEELLKVEEAAAKYRATGKPPKKKGFGCFGA